Proteins found in one Pelobates fuscus isolate aPelFus1 chromosome 10, aPelFus1.pri, whole genome shotgun sequence genomic segment:
- the TMEM17 gene encoding transmembrane protein 17, protein MALPEPVRRHLDSLTRNVFSDARRTVPKKGDDGAASDDLVSNLPLQMSLYFNTFYFPFWWICDVLMLQLKYGLLPDFYKFILVTILILMTLIEVIRLYLGYSGNLQEKVPEIAGFWLLSILLQLPLLLFLLFNPGLEPLPLELAAHGILTAFLLFQIPVSSLTLRRTTRRLAGRFHQLGNSEAQA, encoded by the exons atggCTCTGCCCGAGCCCGTTCGCCGGCATCTCGACTCTCTGACAAGGAATGTGTTCAGCGATGCCAGGCGGACGGTACCAAAGAAAGGCGATGACGGCGCCGCCAGCG ACGATCTCGTCTCCAATTTACCTCTACAGATGTCGCTGtatttcaatacattttattttccattctGGTGGATTTGTGACGTTTTAATGCTTCAATTAAAG taCGGACTACTTCCTGATTTTTATAAGTTCATCTTGGTGACTATTCTTATCCTCATGACTCTCATTGAAGTTATTCGACTTTATCTAGGATACAGTGGAAACCTTCAAGAAAAG GTCCCTGAAATAGCAGGCTTTTGGCTGCTAAGCATTCTGTTACAGCTGCCACTGCTACTCTTTTTGCTGTTCAACCCTGGTCTAGAACCACTACCTCTTGAACTGGCTGCACATGGGATTCTGACAGCATTTCTACTCTTTCAGATCCCCGTCTCCTCCCTCACTCTACGAAGGACCACTAGGCGACTTGCTGGGAGATTTCATCAGCTGGGTAACTCAGAGGCACAAgcctaa